CCTGTGAGTCTTCATTACCCATCTCCTGTCCACTCTCCCGCCTGCTGCCTTGACCAGAGTCATCATGCCTCTTGAGCAGAGGAGTCAGCACTGCAAGCCTGAAGAAGGCCTTCAAGCCCAAGGAGAGGCCCTGGGCTTAGTGGGTGCACAGGCTCCTGCTCCTGAGGAGCAGGAgactgcctcctcctcttctactGTAGTAGAAGTCACCCTGGGAGAGGTGCCTGCTGCTGAGTCACCAGGTGCTCCCCAGAGTCCTCAGGGAGCCTCCACCCTCCGCACTACAATCAGCTACACTCTCTGGAGCCAATCTGATGAGGACTCCAGCAGCCAAGAAGAGGAGGGGCCAAGCACCTTTCCTGACCTGGAGTCCGGCTTCCAGGCAGCACTCAGTAGGAAGGTGGCTGAGTTGGTTCATTTTCTGCTCCTCAAGTATCGAGCCAGGGAGCCAGTCACAAAGGCGGAAATGCTGGAGAGTGTCATGAGAAATTGCCAGTACTTCTTTCCTGTGATCTTCAGCAAAGCCTTCGAGTCCTTGCAGCTGGTCTTTGGCATCAAGCTGATAGAAGTGGACCCAGTCGGCCACTTGTACATCCTtgtcacctgcctgggcctctcctACGATGGCCTGCTGGGCGACAATCAGATGATGCCCAAGACAGGCCTGCTGATAATCGTCCTGGCCATAATCGCAAAAGAAGGCGACTGCGCCCCTGAGGAGAAAATCTGGGAGGAGCTGAGTGTGTTGGAGGTGTTTGAGGGGAGGGAGCACAGTATCTTCGCGGATCCCAGGAAGCTGCTCACCCAAGATTTCGTGCAGGAAAACTACCTGGAGTACCGGCAGGTGCCTGGCAGTGATCCTGCATGCTACGAGTTCCTGTGGGGTCCAAGGGCCCTCCTTGAAACCAGCTATGTGAAAGTCCTGTACCATATGCTAAAAATCAGTGGAGGACCTCACTTTTCCTACCCACCCCTCCATGAATGGGCTTTGAGAGAGGGGGAAGAGTGAGTCAGAGCACACGTTGCAGCCAGGGCCAGTGGGAGGGGTCTGGGCCAGTGCACCTTCCAGGGCCCCATTCATTAGCTTCCACTGCCTCGTGTGACATGAGGCCCATTCTTCACTCTTTGAAGAGAGCAGTCAGCATTCTCAGTAGTGGGCTTCTGTTCTATTGGATGACTTGGAGATTTATCGTTGTTTCCTGTTGGAATTGTTCAAATGTTCCTTTTAACGGATGGTTGAATGAACTTCAGCATCCACGTTTGTGAATAACGGTAGTCACACATAGTGCTGTTTATATAGTTTAGGAGTAAGAGTCTTGTTTTTTATTCAGATTGGGAAATCCATTCCATTTTGTGAATTGTGACATAACAGCAGCAGTGGAAAAAGTATTTGCTTAAAATTGTGAGCGAATTAGCAATAACATACAAGAGATAAAGAACTCAAGACATTAAAAGATAGTTAATTCTTGCCTTATACCTCAGTCTATTCtgtaaaatcaaacaaatatGCATACCTGGATTTCCTTGGCTTCTTTGAGAATGCAAGGGAAATTAAATCTGAATAAATAATTTGTCCTGTTCACTGGGTCATTTCTTTTCCATTCACTCAGCATCTGCTCTGTGGAAGGCCCTGGGTTAGTAGTGGGGATGGTAAGGTAAGCCACACTCACGTCTACCCATAGGGTTGTAGAATCTAGGAGCTGCAGTCATATAATTAAGGTGGCGAGAAGTCCTGTAAGATGTAGGGGAAATGTAAGAGAGGGGTGAGGGTGTGGGGCTCCAGGTGAGAGTGGTGGAGTGTAAATGCCCTGAGCTGGGGCATCTTTGGCTTTGATAAACTGCAGTTCCTTCTGAAGGAGCTGACTCTAATGAAGCTGGGTGGGTCCAGGGCCAGATTCTCAGAGTGTGAGAGAAAAGCCTGGAATGGAAAGCAACTCTGAGTGGTTTATTTCGGATCGGGGATGAAGAGAGAGGAGTCTCCACCTGGGGCAGGAATGGAAGGTGTCCTGTGCTTTTGTCCCACTGCTATTGAACACAACCCAAGATCTAGGTGATGGACACCCATCATCTGCATGGGTTTCCTGAGCAATAAGGCTGAATTTCCCGGGAAGGGTGGCCCAGAAGCCACTGGCCAGGTGCTTTTCTGCCAGGCAGGGAGAACCAGAGCTGACTCCATTAAAAAGGCATTCTGACTAGCTAATCTCAAGTGCGAATTGACTAACTGTAAGCACGGGCTAGATTTTGGATGgtaacaaaatacatgaaaatagtGGATTGGGTGGAAGGCAgctgggagagagggaaggagttgGTCTTTGACTCAGATTCTAGAAGTTTTGAGAAGAAGGATATATTAACACGTACATTGGGTTAAAGTGAAAGGGTGAACATAGTTTAAcatctaaaatatttctaaaattgtattaCAAAAATGCTGTACCAATTCAAATTCTCATAAAAATCACAATcgatttaaaattctgaaatgtgGACAGgacatttcttctctgctttgaGAAGGATTTGGTCAGACTGAAGGGGAGCCAGGTAATGAGAGCAGACAGGAGACCCTCAGCCCGTGAGGGAGGATCCGGGAGGATCCAGGGGAGAGCCGTTGCTGGCGTCCATGAGAGAGACCACATGAGAAACCAAGTCCACAGAACCCCAGGCAGGCTGGCACTCCGAGCTCTAAATCCAGAGTTCAGGACGGTGGAGTCGGGcctgagggagagaagggggaaggaggagggaggacagGACAATGAATAGGAATAGGCTTGGGAAATCCCAGCACCATCGTCACCAGCTGGAGGGGGCCCTGTGATCTGAGTGGGCGGGCCTGTTGGCTGAATGCACCAGGGCTGTGCTGGTCAACCTTCCTGCCCTCAGaatccccttccctctctcaggAAGAGCTTGGCTGACTCTCTGCATCATTCTGGGCCAGCTGCCTCTCTTGAACACTCCAGTGGTCCTTTGCACCTTCACCAGCGTCCCAGATGTGGGAGCTGTCTTCATGCCTGCTCGGGGCTGGTGTTTTATCCCCTGGGGACCCTCCACAGAGTCTGGGCTATGTGAGTGGGTTGCTGACTGATGACCAAATGCCAAGACAGGTCAGGAATGCAGTTGAAAGGGGCAGTGGGACTGCATGGAGGAGAAATGGGAGGAAGAGTGCCCAGGGACTAGTCAGCTCAGACTCTGCAGATGAAGGATTGGCTGTGGACGTGCCTTGAAAATGATCCAGGTGGTGACTGTGTCTCAGATAGCCATCTGTGGCTTCTGAACTCTTGACACACAAGGGGACAGGTGTCCTAGGGCAGTGATCACTGGCCTATGTTGCCAGCAGACATTGTCAGGGGAGAGGGCTGGACCAAGGTCTGAACGTGAGCAAGTTGTATGGCAAGGCAGTGGAGGTGGCAGCTTTCCTTGTTAAGCTGATGGGGACATGCGGGGTCCAATACAGGAAGCATCCTGTTGGCAGCATCCTCACTTCCATGACAGTGTTTGGTCCAGGGGAGAAGACGTCTGCAGTGACCCTCTCCGTGGTAGTTTCCACGGGATTTGTGAACTCAAATGAGCACAGGTGAAGGAACTGTGGGTTTTGTCATGTAGGCAGGAGGCCCAGGACGGGCAGACTCCATAATTTGAATCAAAGTATTCCCATGCCTGATAACTTCATTCATCCCATGCACTTACGCATTCCTACAGAAAACTTTCATTGAATATATGCTGAGGAAACACCAAGTCAACAAAACACAAGAAAGCAGCAGTGCCCTTAACTCAGTCTCTGGGGGGCGTGAGGGAGATGGTGAGGTGGAAAGACATGTAAGAGTTTTAGGAAGTGAGGGACTGTGAACTGATGGAGACAGTCTCTGTTGACCTGACTTCTGAGGTTAGTGATGTTGTTCCGTTAgttgagagggagggagaagggtgaGTTGGTGGTGATTTGATGAAGAAGAGTGTGGAGGATGAGCTCCATGCACAGCATTTTAAAGCTCAGTCAAGGATTTTTTGGACATGgatgttttatgaaaattataaatagtgTTTCTAACACCCACAAGTAGTGATGTACATATTGACATGTCACATGCCTTTCCCACGTAATAAGATGAATGCAACGTCTTCCCCCAACTGTACCTACCA
This portion of the Macaca thibetana thibetana isolate TM-01 chromosome X, ASM2454274v1, whole genome shotgun sequence genome encodes:
- the LOC126945432 gene encoding melanoma-associated antigen 3-like; this encodes MPLEQRSQHCKPEEGLQAQGEALGLVGAQAPAPEEQETASSSSTVVEVTLGEVPAAESPGAPQSPQGASTLRTTISYTLWSQSDEDSSSQEEEGPSTFPDLESGFQAALSRKVAELVHFLLLKYRAREPVTKAEMLESVMRNCQYFFPVIFSKAFESLQLVFGIKLIEVDPVGHLYILVTCLGLSYDGLLGDNQMMPKTGLLIIVLAIIAKEGDCAPEEKIWEELSVLEVFEGREHSIFADPRKLLTQDFVQENYLEYRQVPGSDPACYEFLWGPRALLETSYVKVLYHMLKISGGPHFSYPPLHEWALREGEE